In Haliotis asinina isolate JCU_RB_2024 chromosome 15, JCU_Hal_asi_v2, whole genome shotgun sequence, the sequence CGTGCCACTGAACAATTTTAGACCTGTATGCCCATATTCATCAAAGCTTGGTTTTGGTACCCAGCTTCAATTCAGGAAAACTGTCATGCCAAAAGCGACCGATCTACGACTGTtgttttaaaagcatcattGTCGTGTTGATTTTTGCCGTATAGTTTACCTCTGGCGTCTttttttgaattttgaaaatagaTTGATTTGAGGGTATGGTAACGTCTTATGCGTAAAACACATTCTGTCATAACGTCAAATCTCTTCCAAGACAACGTTAAATGTATTAGTTACCCATGTTATCATTGCAGCTTTGGGTTCAGTTTCACGAACCAGATCAGGTAGAACCAGCGTGTCGGCAGTCACTGGAAGCCCTAGGCATGGATTATATCGATCTGTATCTAATCCACTTTCCTATCGCTTTCGAAGTGAGTAAAAAATGTCTCTTCCTTCTGTTGCCTTCTGCTGCTATCATCAGCATTAACGTACTGAAATCTCATATCAACTTATTGATTTATAAATGTTGCGAAATAGTTTTGCACTAACGAAAAGAGGAGTTAGTTGAACTTTGTTTCCCGCATAGCGCTGTTTCAAAAATACATAATATATGGTGTGAAGAGTGTACGTACAGGGCCCATATGTCTTAGCGATCTACCTCTAGAATGACTCTAGTCTCTCCCCACGGAGTATACATTACactcaagtcaagtcaagtgagTTTTATTGTATCAAAGGCCATCGGCCCATATACAGGTTTACACAAGTACAGTGTTCGAAGTTTGTAGCCTCAGTGGAAATCACACAAAACCTATAACATTCGTTTAACAATTGGTGGTAAGGTAAATGTGACAATCCATTTAACAAGTTATTTCTTAGGTCCATTCCATGTTTTACAAAGAGAGACAATCTATATATTACATCGACATCATTTGGGGATAGAATAGAAACAAACCCTATTTTACTCGTCTTAGATAGGAAGCGCTCTGGTATATATTTAGTTCGTAATTCAGCATAATAGGGACATTCAAAAGTAAAATGTATTTCGTCTTCTATAGCAGAGTTACATAATGGGCAAATTCTTTGCTTTCTTTCAAGTGATATGTTCCGTCCATAATTAATCATTAGTTTTGACAAGCCAAGTCTATATTTGATACATATATTTCTTAGGTTACTATTTGTTAAAACATATAGATATTTTTCTGGCTCTAATAAAGTTTTAAACGTTTTGTACAGATCATAACGTGAACTGTTTTCTAAGTTAGATTGCCATCCTTGGTAGAACATATTTATTGCTACTTTACGAAAATCATTTAGAGATAggtgtagatcgccaacagatTGATTAAGCCAAACAAACCCCTAACCATGCGAAAATAGTAGTGTCCTTACATGCGAAACCCATGTAACCTTGCCGTTGCTATCTAGATGAATAAGCATGTTATAGGCTATTTTCGGAAGCCGATTTTCTGGCATATGGATGATGCTAAACCAGTATCTTAGACATTTTATTTGCGAATTTATATAAAGTGGGTATCgtccacattctccatatatCATGTTATTTGGAGTTGCTAATCCAACACAAAGAAACTTTTTACATGCCAGTAGGTGGATTCTTTCTGTGCATTCAAATCTTTGGTAACCCCACACCTCGGATCCATACAATAAAATTGGCTGTATTTGGGtgtcaaataatttgaaaaatataacaggTGTAATAACTCCAAGTTTACGCGAAATCGGCATCATATTAAGTAACCAAGTCAGAAACGCATTTGTCCATATTTAATGTTGAATTAAACATTATGCCAAGATATCTATAGCCATTAACTACATTAATTCGTTGTCCATTTAAGTACCATCTCTCTTTAGAAGTCAAAGGGCCTCCCtttctgaaaacaataattTCCGTCTTATCTAAATTTACAGATAAATTCCATTCTTTAGTGTATTTATCTAATACATTCAAATGATTTTGTAGGCCAATAACTGTATCAGAAAGGAAAATAACATCATCAGCTGCTATCATCAGCATTAACGTACTGAAATCTCATATCAAATTATTGATTTATAAATGTTGCGAACTAATTTTGCACTAACTAAAAGAGGAGTTAGTTGAACTTTGTTTCCCGCATAAATACATAATCAAAAATACATAATATATGGTGTTAAGAGTGTATGTACAGGGCCCATATGTCCTAGCAATCTACCTCTAGAGTGACTCTAGTCTCTCCCGACAGAGTATACATTACACTCAATAACTGAGATTATTTGTCATTCTAAAATAGATTGTCTGTTCATGTCTCTGTTTCCCCAGGACATGGAAATGACCAAGCCGACCTCGACGGACTATCTAGACACGTGGAGAGTAAGTAGCTCCCAGTATGACTCCTCTAAGCACTATTCCTTTAAGTGACACGTACATTGCAAAGTTATGGGATGAATAAAAAATGAACATGGTGgtaaatacaacaaaatacatTCAATGAAGAACATTTCATCCAACCGTCACTGATGAACAAAGTACAATTCATATGTTTGAAGTTGTTCTATATATTGGTCTTGTAAAGACTTCACTGATAGAGTGTTATATGAGGACAATGAAAAGGAAGAAGTTTCATTGATGAAGATAATTGAATGTTGAGCATAGGTTTAAACATCGCTATTTTAAGGAAACGAAACAGGTTTAGAACATAATGTCGAGTAAAataatgaattctgttatgaacaTTCATGTTAAAGGATTTCTCTGTATAAGGACGTTCATAACACTCTCCTCCCCAACAGGCCATGGAGAAGCTCGTGGATAAAGGCCTTGTCAGGTCTATCGGTGTCTCCAACTTCAATAAACAACAGCTAGAGAGAATTCTCAAAATGGACGGCCTCAAGTACAAGCCTGCGAATAACCAGGTAGATATTATTTGTTGAATATGACCAATCGGAGTCATCTTTTTATGCTTTTAATATACCCAGATCTCGTGTGGTTCACCAAAATGCTAATCACCTGAGACCATCATCACTTCAGTTTTTCACCGAAGACACCTCTTACTATAAGTAGATTGCTGTTTAAAACATCGTGACAATCCACTTGAGTTGTGTGTTTTAGGTGGAGATGTCTCCATATCTGGCCCAGGAAGACCTTCTCCAGTTCTCCCTCAAGTACGGCATCTCAACTTCTGGCTACGCACCTTTCGGGGCCCCAGGACAGGTCTAGTAAGTTGAGGTATTTTGTCCTATATCAGTGCTACAAAACGCTTCTGGCGAACGTCGGACACACATAAGGGAGCACAGCACCACAACTTCTTGTGAGGACAGTAGGGGTAGCCTAACCTAAACTAACCTAAActacgtaaaatagtattatgacgtattttcaaagtttgtggTGTTGTATGATGAGGAGGTCCCATTTATAGGTACAATATAATTTGACCGGGGACAACAATTTGCAAACGGTTACAGAAATGTCGATTTCAGACGATACCACGATTATTTGCTACACCTAGCCCTCACGGGAGTCCCATAGATGAGTCTTTTCTTTGTGTGTTTCAGTATACTCAAGGATGCTCCAAAGAACCTCGAAGACCCGACCATTGTCAAAATCGGAAGGAAATACAACAAATCCTCAGCTCAGGTATACTGTTATATAAAGAATGTGTAAAGAGTCACATATTCTTAGATTTTAATTATATCATAGCTTGGAACTAACTGATGGCTCTAATAGTTTATTTCAGTGACATGCATGTACACTTGCACGCAAAAAAGCCACAAAACGtaaattaaacaacaaaacaaaagcagcaacagaaaaggaaaaagaaaacacGTTACCCTTTTTCCTTAATGATGGAGGTACCTACATGGGTGTCAACTTGTTGAACTGTTTACGGTGACCCCATTCTCTCTTAGGCGATGAATTAAGTCTTGTTACTCTGATACGGTGTAATCCGAGGTAACATCATTGTATGCCGGCCCTGTCTGTATCCCACCAATGGCTCGTTCTCTCTTTCAGCTGTTAGTCGTGGCATATCTCCCGTAtttgtgtatcatatcatgtaTTCTGGTCTTTCTTTATGCCCCATAGAATCATTCTATACTTGAAATGGATGcaaatactgctggaatattgctgaacaaaacaagaaacgTTAATTTGTAAGCAAAACTGTTAACAAGTATAATATTAGATGTTCCTAAACACTTTTTTCATAATATCAAAGACACGTTTTACCTGTTTTCGTTAGtgcaggcacccgtggcgagccacctcctcgtggtgggtgctgggtaatgccaagagctcgccgacaccccctttgtggacccggggggatatttggtccaccaacccgtttgccgtgggttgcggccctgtgtcggtggaggaagggatcctgatggttgagggcaacaggagcctgtaatcgtgttcctgttgcctaacacaccactttggccctgacttcacctagacgggaggttgaatgggcccgattcaatcaatcggctggtcacgacAAGACCTGTGCTTAAGTGATTGTCATTATTGCACCTTTTATACTATTGGGTCTTGGTTATTTGAAAATTTCAATACACAAATTATCATTGTCTcgttgcctagagtcctatgccagaaggcggtggcccACGGGCCAATCTGGTTATATAGACCGCTGAATTACGTGTTCTGAAGAACTGTGTCATGGATTGAACCAGTCTGACACTTTTTCtttaagatatcatggcttttcATGTCTATGTATTCTGGAGTATGACACCTttgtaaccctggtgttgcagGCTGGCTTCCCCTGCatcaccgtccttgttgacactcgatggcgggttgGGAGCAAGGGTGTTGAATCCTATT encodes:
- the LOC137265707 gene encoding aldo-keto reductase family 1 member B1-like is translated as MSDKVPSIRLNSGYDMPMLGLGTYNSFKPNEVGDAVKTAIQMGYRHIDTAWRYTTEPEIGAAVKELIQEGKIKREELFIVTKLWVQFHEPDQVEPACRQSLEALGMDYIDLYLIHFPIAFEDMEMTKPTSTDYLDTWRAMEKLVDKGLVRSIGVSNFNKQQLERILKMDGLKYKPANNQVEMSPYLAQEDLLQFSLKYGISTSGYAPFGAPGQVYILKDAPKNLEDPTIVKIGRKYNKSSAQVILRWGIQRGFALIPKSTNPSRLTQNMDIFDFKLSEEDIKAMLALDRGYRCNAHLFQACKDHPFYPFEK